From Falco cherrug isolate bFalChe1 chromosome W unlocalized genomic scaffold, bFalChe1.pri SUPER_W_unloc_1, whole genome shotgun sequence, the proteins below share one genomic window:
- the LOC129734928 gene encoding iron-sulfur cluster assembly 1 homolog, mitochondrial-like isoform X1 — protein MARLLLGNSRGRRQGCCWLPIMGCCPMGVGAGSVLCVVASCRLCLGQMGEEGAEMVMASSVVRATVRAVSKRKIQATRAALTLTPSAAQKIKHLLKDKPEHVGVKVGVRTRGCNGLSYTLEYTKSKGDSDEDVVQDGIRIFIEKKAQLTLLRTEMDYVEDKLFSEFVFNNPNIKGTCGCGESFNV, from the exons GCACGGCTCCTTCTCGGCAATAGCCGGGGAAGGAGGCAGGGCTGTTGCTGGTTGCCGATCATGGGCTGCTGCCCAATGGGGGTGGGCGCAGGGAGCGTGCTATGCGTCGTGGCGTCATGTCGGCTGTGCCTAGGGCAGATGGGAGAGGAAGGGGCTGAGATGGTCATGGCTTCGTCTGTCGTGAGGGCTACGGTGCGGGCCGTGAGTAAGAGGAAGATCCAGGCTACCCGCGCTGCCCTCACCCTG ACCCCATCGGCTGCTCAGAAGATAAAACACCTTCTTAAAGATAAACCTGAGCAT gtaGGTGTGAAAGTAGGTGTTCGTACAAGAGGATGCAATGGACTTTCTTACACACTAGAATATACAAAGTCAAAGGGAGACTCTGATGAAGATGTAGTTCAAGATG GGATTAGAATCTTTATTgagaagaaagcacagctgaCACTTCTAAGAACTGAAATGGACTATGTGGAAGACAAACTGTTCAGTGAATTTGTCTTCAATAATCCAAACATCAAAGGAACATGTGGCTGTGGAGAAAGCTTTAACGTTTGA
- the LOC129734928 gene encoding iron-sulfur cluster assembly 1 homolog, mitochondrial-like isoform X3, whose amino-acid sequence MARLLLGNSRGRRQGCCWLPIMGCCPMGVGAGSVLCVVASCRLCLGQMGEEGAEMVMASSVVRATTPSAAQKIKHLLKDKPEHVGVKVGVRTRGCNGLSYTLEYTKSKGDSDEDVVQDGIRIFIEKKAQLTLLRTEMDYVEDKLFSEFVFNNPNIKGTCGCGESFNV is encoded by the exons GCACGGCTCCTTCTCGGCAATAGCCGGGGAAGGAGGCAGGGCTGTTGCTGGTTGCCGATCATGGGCTGCTGCCCAATGGGGGTGGGCGCAGGGAGCGTGCTATGCGTCGTGGCGTCATGTCGGCTGTGCCTAGGGCAGATGGGAGAGGAAGGGGCTGAGATGGTCATGGCTTCGTCTGTCGTGAGGGCTACG ACCCCATCGGCTGCTCAGAAGATAAAACACCTTCTTAAAGATAAACCTGAGCAT gtaGGTGTGAAAGTAGGTGTTCGTACAAGAGGATGCAATGGACTTTCTTACACACTAGAATATACAAAGTCAAAGGGAGACTCTGATGAAGATGTAGTTCAAGATG GGATTAGAATCTTTATTgagaagaaagcacagctgaCACTTCTAAGAACTGAAATGGACTATGTGGAAGACAAACTGTTCAGTGAATTTGTCTTCAATAATCCAAACATCAAAGGAACATGTGGCTGTGGAGAAAGCTTTAACGTTTGA
- the LOC129734928 gene encoding iron-sulfur cluster assembly 1 homolog, mitochondrial-like isoform X2, translating into MARLLLGNSRGRRQGCCWLPIMGCCPMGVGAGSVLCVVASCRLCLGQMGEEGAEMVMASSVVRATVRATPSAAQKIKHLLKDKPEHVGVKVGVRTRGCNGLSYTLEYTKSKGDSDEDVVQDGIRIFIEKKAQLTLLRTEMDYVEDKLFSEFVFNNPNIKGTCGCGESFNV; encoded by the exons GCACGGCTCCTTCTCGGCAATAGCCGGGGAAGGAGGCAGGGCTGTTGCTGGTTGCCGATCATGGGCTGCTGCCCAATGGGGGTGGGCGCAGGGAGCGTGCTATGCGTCGTGGCGTCATGTCGGCTGTGCCTAGGGCAGATGGGAGAGGAAGGGGCTGAGATGGTCATGGCTTCGTCTGTCGTGAGGGCTACGGTGCGGGCC ACCCCATCGGCTGCTCAGAAGATAAAACACCTTCTTAAAGATAAACCTGAGCAT gtaGGTGTGAAAGTAGGTGTTCGTACAAGAGGATGCAATGGACTTTCTTACACACTAGAATATACAAAGTCAAAGGGAGACTCTGATGAAGATGTAGTTCAAGATG GGATTAGAATCTTTATTgagaagaaagcacagctgaCACTTCTAAGAACTGAAATGGACTATGTGGAAGACAAACTGTTCAGTGAATTTGTCTTCAATAATCCAAACATCAAAGGAACATGTGGCTGTGGAGAAAGCTTTAACGTTTGA